The Pelorhabdus rhamnosifermentans genome includes a region encoding these proteins:
- a CDS encoding M48 family metallopeptidase yields the protein MGAAVMGRQSRKAEKMRHFNSQTIIKLINIGLMLFCLWFISLPQSVWAMSTQDEIDMGQREAVEVERQIPLVKDSALQERVQKIGLRLAKVSERPDLPYTFKVLDSTEVNAFAIPGGFIYVYKGLIDLMPSDDELAGVIGHELGHIVKRHAIKEMEKGTGMNLLLALLTKGRDMLLQGVTMEMLMAHYSRNDEREADYLGFQHSTHAGYSPYAMLMGLEKLSKIDATYQSDLFSDHPEGKERVRLMKKYLAEAHIHPFVKGDEKAGVVYEGNWQLPEFTATVAGSTPLYRAYSAAGQIYQLTRLKNLSEEHFIASPDNDGVGIYYDDQLLFVITEEDATVHNLSVDDFASTVIQSLQEWVVLQQSKPNQSSADM from the coding sequence TTGGGTGCTGCAGTTATGGGCAGGCAGTCTAGAAAGGCAGAAAAAATGAGACATTTCAATTCACAAACAATCATAAAACTGATTAATATAGGACTCATGTTGTTTTGCCTATGGTTTATTTCACTGCCACAGTCCGTTTGGGCTATGTCGACGCAGGATGAGATTGACATGGGGCAGCGTGAGGCTGTTGAGGTAGAAAGACAGATTCCCCTTGTGAAGGATTCAGCCTTGCAAGAGCGTGTGCAAAAGATCGGTTTGCGGTTGGCTAAGGTCAGTGAAAGACCGGATCTGCCTTATACATTTAAGGTGCTTGATTCTACCGAGGTCAATGCTTTTGCTATTCCAGGCGGTTTTATCTATGTGTACAAAGGGTTGATTGACCTCATGCCTTCAGATGATGAGTTGGCAGGTGTAATTGGACATGAATTGGGCCATATTGTAAAAAGGCACGCTATTAAAGAAATGGAAAAAGGTACAGGTATGAATTTGCTCTTGGCTTTGCTTACGAAAGGGCGTGATATGCTTCTTCAGGGTGTGACGATGGAAATGCTAATGGCTCACTATAGTCGAAATGATGAACGTGAAGCTGATTATTTGGGGTTTCAGCATAGTACTCATGCTGGTTATAGTCCTTATGCCATGTTGATGGGACTAGAAAAATTGTCGAAAATTGATGCTACTTATCAATCAGATTTGTTTTCTGATCATCCAGAGGGTAAGGAACGGGTCAGACTGATGAAAAAATACTTAGCAGAGGCGCATATTCATCCTTTTGTCAAAGGCGATGAAAAGGCGGGTGTTGTATATGAAGGTAATTGGCAACTTCCTGAATTTACAGCTACTGTAGCAGGCAGTACTCCTTTATATCGGGCCTATAGTGCGGCTGGGCAGATTTATCAACTTACGCGATTAAAAAATTTGTCAGAAGAACACTTTATTGCCAGCCCTGATAATGATGGCGTGGGTATCTATTATGATGATCAGTTGTTGTTTGTTATTACTGAGGAAGATGCCACAGTGCACAATTTGTCAGTGGATGACTTCGCTAGTACTGTTATTCAGTCTTTGCAGGAATGGGTTGTGTTGCAACAATCTAAGCCTAATCAATCGTCGGCGGATATGTAA
- the glgB gene encoding 1,4-alpha-glucan branching protein GlgB — protein sequence MISTVAKEGVLLSVRGPGSLDIHLFHEGNHARCYEFLGAHVMEVKGRCGVRFTLWAPHACAVRLIGDFNGWQGQDHGMSKVSDEIWSLFIPGLSEGSLYKYEIITAADECVQKADPIAFASEVRPLTASRVTTLTGYNWTDQDFLARKQTGKLRQQPLNIYEVHLGSWRRHDDGTFLSYQELAGELVPYVRQMGYTHIELLPIMEHPLDDSWGYQSTGYFAVTSRYGSSQDFMKFVNVCHAANIGVIMDWVPGHFCRDSHGLRLFDGQPLFESGNSQLADNEQWGTSNFDYGRPEVQSFLVSNALFWFEMYHIDGLRVDAVANMIYLDYGKKQNWTPNKYGGRENLEAVALLRKINETVYHYIQDPLMIAEESTAWPLVTKPTYVGGLGFSHKWNMGWMNDILKYMEADPYYRKWFHQHLTFSFMYAFSENFILPLSHDEVVHGKKSLLDKMPGDYWQKFANLRALYGYMMAHPGKKLLFMGGEFGQFIEWNDKQSLDWHLLEYDMHRMMQSFVKSLNYCYLDQPAFWIKDDTWQGLEWIDHSDFSQSIISFMRKTADPAEQVIVLCNFTPVVRHNYRIGVPYPGSYEELFNTDEVDFGGSGQINPPLTAQLIPWHGQPYSLELTVPPLATVYFKVKLQENVL from the coding sequence TTGATAAGTACAGTTGCGAAAGAGGGTGTTCTCTTGTCTGTTCGCGGTCCTGGAAGTTTAGACATTCATTTATTTCATGAAGGGAATCATGCTCGTTGTTATGAATTTCTTGGTGCACATGTTATGGAAGTCAAGGGCAGGTGCGGTGTTCGTTTTACTCTCTGGGCACCTCATGCATGTGCAGTACGTCTTATTGGGGATTTTAATGGATGGCAAGGGCAGGATCATGGGATGAGTAAGGTTTCAGACGAGATATGGTCATTATTTATACCTGGACTAAGTGAAGGAAGCTTGTATAAATATGAGATTATCACGGCCGCAGATGAATGTGTTCAGAAGGCAGATCCTATTGCCTTTGCTTCAGAAGTTAGGCCACTTACTGCATCTCGTGTTACAACACTGACAGGATATAACTGGACGGATCAAGATTTTTTGGCTCGTAAACAGACCGGGAAACTGAGACAGCAACCGTTAAATATTTATGAAGTCCATTTAGGTTCGTGGCGTCGTCATGATGATGGTACTTTTCTCAGTTATCAGGAGCTTGCCGGGGAACTTGTACCTTATGTACGCCAGATGGGCTACACACACATTGAATTATTGCCTATTATGGAACATCCTTTGGATGATTCGTGGGGTTACCAAAGTACAGGCTATTTTGCTGTTACAAGTCGTTATGGTAGTTCGCAGGATTTCATGAAATTTGTAAATGTTTGTCATGCGGCCAATATAGGTGTGATCATGGATTGGGTACCAGGTCATTTTTGCCGGGATTCGCATGGACTGAGGCTTTTTGATGGCCAGCCGCTATTTGAATCAGGCAATAGCCAACTTGCTGACAACGAACAATGGGGAACAAGTAATTTCGATTACGGCCGTCCGGAGGTACAAAGTTTTTTAGTATCTAATGCCTTATTTTGGTTTGAAATGTACCATATTGATGGTTTGCGCGTAGATGCTGTGGCAAACATGATTTATTTAGACTATGGAAAAAAGCAGAATTGGACACCTAATAAATATGGTGGACGGGAAAATCTTGAGGCTGTGGCATTGCTCCGAAAAATCAATGAAACAGTCTATCATTATATTCAGGACCCTCTGATGATTGCGGAAGAATCAACAGCATGGCCTCTCGTTACCAAGCCAACCTATGTAGGGGGATTGGGTTTTAGCCATAAATGGAATATGGGCTGGATGAATGATATTTTAAAATACATGGAAGCTGATCCTTACTATCGTAAGTGGTTTCATCAGCATTTAACTTTTTCATTTATGTATGCTTTTTCGGAAAATTTCATATTACCTCTTTCGCATGACGAAGTAGTTCATGGCAAAAAATCTTTACTTGATAAAATGCCTGGTGATTATTGGCAAAAATTTGCTAATTTGCGCGCTTTATACGGCTATATGATGGCTCATCCTGGTAAGAAGTTGCTTTTTATGGGCGGGGAATTCGGGCAGTTTATTGAGTGGAATGATAAACAAAGTCTAGATTGGCATTTACTCGAATATGATATGCATAGAATGATGCAGTCTTTTGTAAAATCGCTGAATTACTGTTATTTAGATCAGCCAGCGTTTTGGATCAAAGATGACACTTGGCAGGGTCTGGAGTGGATTGATCATAGTGATTTTTCGCAAAGCATTATTAGCTTTATGAGAAAAACGGCTGACCCAGCAGAGCAAGTCATTGTGTTGTGTAATTTTACGCCTGTTGTTCGCCATAACTACCGTATTGGTGTTCCTTATCCAGGTAGCTATGAGGAGCTTTTTAATACGGATGAGGTAGACTTTGGCGGATCTGGACAGATAAATCCGCCGCTTACAGCACAGTTGATTCCTTGGCATGGGCAGCCTTACTCACTGGAACTTACTGTTCCACCACTTGCAACAGTATATTTTAAAGTGAAACTTCAAGAGAATGTACTTTAG
- a CDS encoding glucose-1-phosphate adenylyltransferase produces MKSKECVAMILAGGQGSRLGSLTKKIAKPAVPFGGKYRIIDFTLSNCHNSGMDMVGVLTQYQPLALHNYIGIGSAWDLDRKNGGVYVLPPCLRERGGEWYKGTADAIYQNLNFIDLVQAEYVLVLSGDHIYKMNYGRMLDYHKKMRADATIAVIEVPWEEAPRFGIMNTTEDGRINEFDEKPKHPKNNLASMGVYIFNTSLLKKFLKADAIDSKSSHDFGKNVIPKMLKENCGLYAYQFFGYWKDVGTVDSFWEANMDLLNHDCQLDLYDPAWRIYSVNATRPPHYIAPTAKVKRALISEGSQIFGEVDHSVIFPGVIVGEGAQVVDSVLMPYAAIAPGAVIHKAIVCRKAVIKEGCFVGAENLSDRASEITVITENSVVSKDQKNTATSKQVG; encoded by the coding sequence ATGAAGTCCAAAGAGTGTGTTGCTATGATTTTAGCAGGGGGTCAAGGGAGTCGGCTGGGGAGTCTCACGAAAAAAATTGCTAAACCGGCAGTTCCATTTGGTGGTAAGTATCGCATCATTGATTTTACTTTGAGCAATTGCCATAACTCGGGGATGGATATGGTTGGTGTATTAACGCAGTATCAGCCACTTGCTTTACATAACTATATTGGGATTGGCAGTGCCTGGGATTTAGACCGGAAAAATGGTGGAGTCTATGTATTACCGCCTTGTTTACGCGAAAGAGGTGGCGAGTGGTATAAGGGGACAGCTGATGCCATTTATCAAAACCTCAATTTTATTGATCTCGTACAAGCCGAATATGTTTTGGTTCTATCAGGGGATCACATTTATAAAATGAATTATGGACGGATGCTTGATTATCATAAAAAAATGCGAGCCGATGCGACAATTGCGGTTATTGAAGTTCCCTGGGAAGAAGCCCCACGGTTTGGCATCATGAATACGACGGAAGATGGACGAATTAATGAATTTGATGAAAAGCCGAAACATCCTAAAAATAATTTGGCATCCATGGGGGTATATATTTTTAATACGTCGCTTTTGAAAAAGTTTTTAAAAGCGGATGCAATTGATAGCAAGTCCAGCCATGACTTTGGCAAAAATGTCATTCCTAAAATGCTTAAAGAAAATTGCGGGCTTTACGCATATCAATTTTTCGGTTACTGGAAAGATGTTGGGACGGTAGATAGCTTTTGGGAAGCGAATATGGATTTGCTTAATCACGACTGTCAGCTTGACTTATATGATCCGGCTTGGCGTATTTATTCAGTCAATGCGACAAGGCCTCCTCACTATATTGCCCCAACAGCGAAGGTGAAGAGGGCACTTATTAGTGAGGGTTCTCAAATATTTGGTGAAGTCGATCACTCCGTTATATTTCCTGGCGTTATAGTTGGCGAAGGTGCTCAAGTCGTCGACTCCGTGCTGATGCCTTATGCTGCCATTGCACCAGGGGCTGTTATACATAAAGCCATTGTTTGCCGCAAAGCGGTTATCAAAGAAGGTTGTTTCGTCGGTGCGGAAAATTTATCTGATCGTGCAAGTGAAATTACAGTAATTACGGAAAACTCCGTTGTATCTAAAGATCAAAAAAACACTGCTACTAGCAAACAGGTGGGCTAG
- the glgD gene encoding glucose-1-phosphate adenylyltransferase subunit GlgD, producing MNSVMGLINLSEDESFITEVTQGRPLAALPFGGRYRLIDFTLSNMVNSDIANVGILLHDKFRALMDHLRSGKEWDLARKQDGLFILPPVQAEQAVLGDLQNIYQNRDYLLRSRDQYVLVSGSSSICNIDYRKALAFHVQTGADVTLIYNQMAVGDDDFIHCTTVAIDDSDRIVDMEVNAAKVKTNKVSMGMYLLDRELLIDLVDQAVARGETDFVKGIFLRNLNKIKICGFCHYGYLGRIHSIASYYRHNMALLRPEVWQELFFENGLIYTKVKDEAPTSYGVFSDVRGTLVANGCLLDGTVSDSVLFRGVKIHHQACVRDSLIMQNCEISEGAVLEHVICDKGVKITKGKRLIGEKCYPLVIKKGTVI from the coding sequence ATGAATAGCGTAATGGGTTTAATTAATCTAAGTGAAGATGAAAGTTTTATTACCGAAGTAACCCAAGGTCGTCCACTAGCGGCATTGCCCTTTGGTGGGCGTTATCGGCTGATTGATTTTACTCTGTCGAATATGGTGAACTCAGATATTGCAAATGTCGGAATTTTATTGCACGATAAATTTCGTGCATTAATGGATCATTTACGCTCTGGCAAGGAGTGGGATCTGGCGCGTAAGCAGGACGGATTATTTATTCTTCCGCCAGTTCAAGCGGAACAAGCTGTCCTGGGAGATTTACAAAATATTTATCAAAATCGCGATTATTTGTTGCGCAGCCGTGATCAGTATGTACTTGTTTCTGGAAGCAGTAGTATTTGCAATATTGATTATCGTAAGGCTCTGGCATTTCATGTTCAGACTGGGGCCGATGTGACCTTGATTTATAACCAAATGGCTGTTGGAGATGATGATTTTATTCATTGTACGACAGTGGCAATAGATGACTCTGATCGTATTGTAGATATGGAAGTCAATGCTGCGAAGGTAAAGACGAATAAGGTATCCATGGGGATGTATCTTTTGGACCGGGAGCTCTTAATTGATCTTGTTGATCAAGCTGTTGCCCGTGGTGAGACAGATTTTGTTAAAGGAATTTTTTTAAGAAATTTAAACAAAATTAAAATTTGTGGTTTTTGTCATTACGGCTATCTTGGTCGAATTCATTCTATAGCCAGCTATTATCGACATAATATGGCACTTCTTCGTCCCGAAGTATGGCAAGAACTATTTTTTGAAAATGGCTTGATTTATACGAAGGTGAAGGATGAGGCTCCGACGAGCTATGGCGTTTTTTCTGATGTGAGAGGTACATTGGTTGCCAATGGTTGTTTATTAGACGGCACAGTGAGTGATTCGGTCCTTTTCCGTGGTGTTAAAATTCATCATCAGGCTTGCGTTCGTGATAGTCTTATTATGCAAAACTGTGAAATTAGTGAAGGGGCTGTCTTAGAACATGTGATTTGTGATAAGGGAGTAAAGATTACTAAAGGGAAACGTTTGATTGGCGAAAAATGTTATCCTTTGGTTATAAAAAAAGGGACGGTGATTTAG
- the glgA gene encoding glycogen synthase GlgA, giving the protein MKKVLFVTSEAVPFVKTGGLADVTGSLPAELAKSGLDVRVILPKYGDIPGQYKDEMEQVGHTTIHLGWRQQFLGIERLVDRGITYYFIDNEYYFKRKGIYSFFDDAERYAYFCRAVLESIPFLDFVPDVLHCHDWHSGLISLYLKEQYAHLPLYSSMKTVFTIHNLRYQGIFPPEIMEFLELGPEYLTNDKLEFFGNVNYMKAALVYSDLLTTVSPSYAAEIQQAQCGEKLDGLLTARQASLVGIINGIDQESYNPATDTSLVVNYSKMSPKRKLKNKVNLQELLGLPIDEKIPVIAMVTRMDRSKGLDLVAHVLDDLLAQQDIQFIVLGTGRETYQSMFRIANHRYPTKVSTQIYFDEHLSRQIYAGADLFLMPSLYEPCGIGQLIAMRYGCLPIVRETGGLKDTVLSYNEQTGQGNGFSFTEYNADDMLYTIHRALHLYQNKKAWYNLVRNAMKCDYSWEKSALEYKAIYDQLTD; this is encoded by the coding sequence GTGAAGAAAGTCTTGTTTGTCACTTCGGAAGCAGTACCTTTTGTAAAAACGGGTGGGTTGGCAGACGTGACAGGGTCACTGCCGGCCGAACTGGCTAAAAGTGGGCTGGATGTCAGAGTCATTCTGCCTAAGTATGGCGATATTCCAGGGCAATACAAGGATGAAATGGAGCAGGTGGGTCATACGACCATTCATTTAGGTTGGCGACAACAATTTCTAGGAATTGAGAGATTAGTGGATCGCGGCATTACATACTACTTCATTGATAATGAGTATTATTTTAAACGTAAAGGTATTTATAGCTTTTTTGATGATGCCGAGCGTTATGCTTATTTTTGCCGAGCCGTACTCGAAAGCATTCCCTTTCTTGATTTTGTACCAGACGTATTGCATTGTCATGATTGGCATAGCGGACTCATTAGCCTCTATTTAAAAGAGCAATATGCTCATTTACCTCTTTACAGTTCGATGAAAACGGTCTTTACCATCCATAATCTTCGTTACCAAGGGATATTTCCACCAGAAATTATGGAATTTTTAGAACTGGGACCTGAATATCTGACAAATGACAAACTTGAATTTTTCGGGAATGTAAATTATATGAAGGCAGCTTTGGTTTATTCTGATCTGCTTACTACGGTTAGTCCATCCTATGCCGCGGAAATTCAGCAAGCGCAATGCGGTGAAAAATTGGACGGGCTGCTTACGGCTCGGCAGGCCAGTTTAGTTGGCATTATCAACGGTATTGATCAGGAGAGTTATAATCCGGCTACAGATACTTCTCTTGTAGTAAATTACAGTAAAATGTCACCAAAACGCAAATTGAAAAATAAAGTAAACTTACAAGAGTTACTGGGTTTGCCTATTGACGAGAAGATTCCTGTCATTGCGATGGTTACCCGAATGGATCGTTCCAAGGGTTTGGACCTTGTAGCTCATGTATTGGATGATCTTTTAGCGCAGCAAGATATTCAGTTTATCGTGCTTGGTACAGGAAGGGAAACGTATCAAAGCATGTTCCGTATTGCTAATCATCGTTATCCGACGAAAGTATCCACGCAAATTTACTTTGATGAGCATTTATCGCGGCAAATTTATGCCGGGGCTGATTTGTTTTTAATGCCTTCCTTGTATGAGCCTTGTGGTATTGGACAATTAATTGCCATGCGGTATGGCTGTTTACCTATTGTAAGGGAAACCGGAGGGCTTAAAGATACGGTTTTGTCCTATAATGAACAAACAGGCCAGGGCAATGGTTTTAGCTTTACTGAGTATAATGCGGATGATATGCTTTATACAATTCATCGGGCCCTCCATCTTTATCAGAATAAAAAAGCGTGGTATAACTTGGTGCGTAACGCTATGAAATGTGATTATAGTTGGGAAAAATCAGCTTTAGAGTATAAGGCCATTTATGACCAACTGACGGACTAA
- a CDS encoding glycogen/starch/alpha-glucan phosphorylase — translation MFTDKEDFKVQFVDKLKTLQGKSIEEASKLDKYQALSALIRDVISKKWVDTNDRYKKTVEKQVYYFSVEFLIGRLLGSNLLNLDVQGICAEGLSELGIDLNELEQQETDAGLGNGGLGRLAACFLDSLASLNLPGHGCGIRYKYGLFEQKIVNGYQVENPDNWLKNSYVWEFRKADKAVKVRFNGTVRTDYSGREPKFIHEGYDTVLAVPYDIPVLGYKSDTVNTLRLWSAEVAEEQFNLSSFNKGDYNQGLEYRYAVEAISEILYPEDSYYGGRVLRLKQEYFFVSAGIQSIIRRFKRHYQSLHNLTDHVAVHINDTHPALCVPELMRVLIDEEGFGWDEAWRITSNTISYTNHTIMPEALEKWPTEIFQSLLPRLFMIVAEINERFCKELWNHYPGDWEKIRHMAIIADGYVKMANLAVVGSYSVNGVAKIHTEILKKEVMRDFYLHYPYKFNNKTNGITHRRWLLKSNPKLASLITNQIGPSWIYHPTDLRNLCRYAHDSAFQHQIEAIKRDNKVKLADYIKNKYQIVVNVNSIFDVQVKRIHAYKRQLLNVLHIMYLYNRLLDDPDLLITPRTFIFAGKAAPGYYLAKQTIKLINAVAQRVNNDVRIKDKLKVVFLENYSVSLAEIIFAAADVSEQISTASKEASGTGNMKFMMNGAVTCGTLDGANIEIRDEVCDANIVIFGLTADEVLNYYQTGTYKSIDIYHSDEALKRVIDQLTNDFLAVSPDEFQSIRDGLLHNDEYFVLKDFAAYQAAQQKIENCFNVPEIWARMCINNIAYSGKFSSDRTISEYAIGIWKIRPFLI, via the coding sequence GTGTTTACAGACAAAGAAGATTTTAAAGTACAGTTTGTTGATAAACTGAAAACACTGCAGGGAAAATCTATTGAAGAAGCCTCCAAGCTGGATAAATATCAGGCACTTAGCGCCTTGATTCGAGATGTAATTAGTAAGAAATGGGTAGATACGAATGATCGTTATAAGAAAACTGTTGAAAAACAAGTTTATTATTTTTCAGTGGAATTTTTGATTGGTCGGCTGCTTGGATCGAATTTACTGAATTTAGATGTTCAAGGAATTTGCGCGGAAGGTCTTAGCGAACTTGGGATTGATCTAAATGAGTTAGAACAGCAAGAAACTGATGCGGGATTGGGAAATGGCGGATTGGGACGGCTGGCAGCCTGCTTTTTAGATTCGCTGGCTTCACTTAATTTGCCTGGCCATGGTTGTGGCATTCGCTATAAATATGGTTTATTTGAACAAAAGATAGTCAATGGCTATCAGGTGGAAAACCCGGATAACTGGCTAAAAAATAGCTATGTCTGGGAATTTCGCAAGGCAGATAAGGCGGTTAAGGTACGTTTTAATGGAACAGTAAGGACCGATTATTCTGGTAGGGAACCAAAATTTATTCATGAAGGCTACGATACGGTGCTTGCTGTCCCTTATGACATCCCTGTTTTAGGCTATAAAAGTGATACGGTGAACACCTTAAGGTTGTGGAGTGCAGAAGTTGCTGAGGAACAGTTTAATCTAAGCTCCTTTAATAAAGGCGATTATAATCAGGGACTGGAATATCGTTATGCCGTTGAGGCTATTTCAGAAATTCTGTATCCTGAAGATTCTTATTACGGTGGCCGTGTGCTTCGATTAAAACAAGAGTATTTCTTTGTTTCTGCGGGCATTCAGAGTATTATTCGCCGGTTTAAACGTCACTATCAATCGCTGCATAATCTGACGGATCATGTAGCCGTCCATATTAATGATACGCATCCTGCTTTATGCGTTCCAGAGCTTATGCGTGTCCTGATTGATGAAGAGGGATTTGGTTGGGACGAAGCTTGGCGCATTACTTCGAATACCATTTCTTATACGAATCATACTATTATGCCGGAAGCTTTGGAAAAGTGGCCGACTGAAATATTTCAGTCTCTCCTGCCGCGACTTTTTATGATTGTGGCAGAAATTAATGAGCGCTTTTGCAAGGAATTATGGAACCACTATCCCGGCGATTGGGAAAAAATTCGTCATATGGCCATTATTGCCGATGGTTATGTTAAAATGGCTAATTTAGCTGTTGTCGGCAGCTATAGTGTGAATGGTGTAGCGAAAATTCACACAGAAATTTTGAAAAAAGAAGTGATGCGTGATTTTTATCTGCATTACCCTTACAAATTTAATAATAAGACAAATGGCATTACCCATAGACGTTGGCTACTCAAAAGTAATCCCAAGTTAGCTTCCTTGATTACGAATCAGATTGGTCCGAGCTGGATTTATCATCCGACAGACCTTAGAAATCTATGCCGCTATGCTCATGATTCGGCTTTTCAGCATCAAATTGAGGCCATAAAACGGGACAATAAGGTCAAGCTTGCTGACTATATCAAAAATAAATATCAAATTGTTGTCAATGTCAATTCTATTTTTGATGTGCAAGTCAAGCGTATTCATGCTTATAAGCGGCAGCTTCTTAATGTTCTTCACATTATGTATCTTTACAATCGCCTGCTGGATGATCCTGATTTACTCATAACGCCCCGCACTTTTATTTTTGCAGGAAAGGCTGCGCCTGGGTATTATCTAGCCAAACAAACGATTAAATTGATTAATGCCGTTGCTCAGCGCGTGAATAACGATGTTCGTATTAAGGATAAACTAAAAGTTGTTTTCCTAGAAAACTATAGCGTGTCACTCGCTGAAATTATTTTTGCCGCAGCCGATGTGAGTGAACAAATTTCGACAGCAAGCAAAGAGGCTTCAGGAACAGGAAATATGAAATTTATGATGAATGGTGCTGTGACTTGTGGGACCTTAGATGGGGCCAATATTGAAATTCGCGATGAAGTGTGTGATGCGAATATTGTTATTTTTGGTCTCACGGCAGATGAAGTGCTAAATTATTATCAGACAGGTACGTATAAATCCATTGATATTTATCATAGTGACGAAGCACTGAAAAGAGTAATTGACCAGCTTACAAATGATTTTTTAGCTGTATCGCCGGATGAATTTCAGTCTATCAGAGATGGTTTGCTTCATAATGACGAATATTTTGTGCTGAAAGACTTTGCGGCTTATCAAGCAGCTCAACAAAAAATTGAAAACTGTTTTAACGTTCCAGAAATTTGGGCAAGAATGTGTATTAATAATATCGCTTATTCTGGTAAATTTAGCAGTGACCGTACGATTAGTGAATATGCTATTGGCATTTGGAAAATTCGTCCGTTTTTGATTTAG